A genomic segment from Flavobacterium litorale encodes:
- a CDS encoding helix-turn-helix domain-containing protein — translation MMNKTNIQLLAKANNAFLTDIGIFVKYYRLEQNKTQEQLAEEAGINRVTLGELERGGRSKILTLIQVLRALDKLEVLNVFIVEQKISPLKLAKIERESRQRASGKRSSESKSDW, via the coding sequence ATGATGAATAAAACTAACATTCAGTTATTGGCTAAAGCAAATAATGCATTTTTAACTGATATTGGAATTTTTGTAAAGTATTATAGGTTAGAACAAAATAAAACTCAAGAACAACTTGCTGAAGAAGCTGGCATTAATAGAGTTACTCTTGGAGAATTAGAAAGAGGAGGACGATCTAAGATACTTACACTTATACAAGTACTAAGAGCTTTAGATAAGTTGGAGGTATTAAATGTTTTTATAGTAGAGCAAAAAATAAGTCCGCTGAAACTTGCTAAAATAGAACGTGAAAGTAGACAGCGTGCGAGCGGTAAAAGAAGTTCTGAATCAAAATCCGATTGGTAA
- a CDS encoding type II toxin-antitoxin system HipA family toxin, translating to MISTAFIKLWGIVVGAVAWDSSKEIASFEYTPEFINSGLDISPIKMPLLPTIYSFSELRRSNTFKGLPGLLADILPDKYGNTLINVWLSKQGRPSDSLNPVELLCFIGERGMGGLEIEPATIKSKEEAQNIELDGLIDIAKKILSGREDFNTNLKSDEEKALLDILKIGTSAGGARAKAVIAYNESTGEIRSGQTKAPEGFSHWLIKFDGVFDNQFGVSGGYGRVEIAYYYMALDVGIEMMPSRLLEENGRAHFMTQRFDRLGNDEKLHVQTFCALRHFDYNEVNLYSYEQLFETMRILRLPYTDAEQLFCRMVFNVVARNCDDHTKNFSFIMDKQGKWRLSPAYDVCHAYRPNSTWVSQHALSINGKRKDIDREDFIEVANKMNIKQPHRIIDRIIEVVNNWENYALKVSVPEDIIKSIKQTFDF from the coding sequence ATGATATCTACTGCATTTATAAAACTTTGGGGTATAGTAGTTGGTGCTGTGGCTTGGGATTCTTCTAAAGAAATAGCTTCTTTTGAATATACTCCCGAATTTATTAATTCAGGGCTTGATATTTCACCAATTAAAATGCCACTATTGCCTACGATTTATTCTTTTTCGGAGCTACGTCGTTCGAATACATTTAAAGGGTTACCAGGATTACTAGCCGATATTCTTCCAGATAAGTATGGTAATACTTTGATTAATGTATGGCTTAGTAAACAAGGACGCCCTTCTGATAGTCTTAACCCTGTAGAATTGCTTTGTTTTATAGGGGAGCGTGGTATGGGCGGTCTTGAAATTGAACCAGCTACAATTAAATCCAAAGAAGAAGCTCAAAATATAGAGTTGGACGGTTTAATTGATATAGCAAAAAAAATTTTATCAGGGCGTGAAGATTTTAATACTAATTTAAAATCTGACGAGGAAAAAGCACTTTTGGATATTTTAAAAATTGGTACGTCTGCTGGGGGAGCAAGAGCTAAGGCTGTTATTGCATATAATGAGAGTACAGGTGAAATAAGAAGTGGACAGACTAAAGCTCCTGAGGGCTTTTCACATTGGCTTATTAAATTTGATGGGGTTTTTGATAATCAATTTGGTGTCTCAGGAGGTTATGGACGTGTAGAAATAGCTTATTATTATATGGCTCTTGATGTGGGGATTGAAATGATGCCTAGTCGCTTGTTAGAAGAAAATGGTAGAGCACACTTTATGACTCAAAGATTTGATCGTTTAGGTAATGATGAAAAATTACATGTACAAACTTTTTGTGCCTTACGTCATTTTGATTATAACGAGGTAAACCTTTATAGCTATGAACAGCTTTTTGAAACTATGCGGATACTTAGGTTACCATATACAGATGCCGAACAATTATTTTGTAGAATGGTATTTAATGTAGTTGCTCGTAATTGTGATGATCATACTAAAAACTTTTCCTTTATTATGGATAAACAGGGTAAATGGAGGTTATCACCTGCATATGATGTATGCCATGCCTATCGTCCTAATAGTACCTGGGTAAGTCAACATGCTTTGAGTATAAACGGAAAGCGTAAAGATATAGATAGGGAAGATTTTATAGAAGTAGCGAATAAAATGAATATAAAACAACCTCATAGGATTATAGATAGGATAATTGAAGTGGTTAATAACTGGGAGAACTATGCTTTAAAAGTATCTGTTCCTGAAGATATCATAAAATCTATAAAACAAACTTTTGATTTTTAA
- a CDS encoding Clp protease ClpP, whose protein sequence is MTGNIYISGQIGTFDGVTGTELIDVIGQVKKQPQATAFNVHINSEGGLVDVGFDIYHYLRSLGKPITTIGSGIVASIATVVFMAGSKRVVRENTPFMIHLPWGGSMGTADEIEQFADQLRAIETKMVGFYKKALHVQEQAILPLLKNETWLSGTQLTALGFTTSQHTKIAAKAFINPKTIMRGTLTERDRHWMEGLFSRVLAKFKHTNAYNKIVQDATGAELDFIELPDDGIIELGATATVAGMPAEGEYMMPDGATYVFEAGELVEIIEAEEGDDMIETAALRAENKALKRQLNTIKGEVLALKRQVGSRYSLDGKKVAARKPSQNDKLAGMKQYLQNKNRK, encoded by the coding sequence ATGACAGGAAACATTTATATCTCCGGTCAAATAGGCACGTTTGATGGCGTTACGGGTACCGAACTTATTGATGTAATAGGTCAGGTAAAAAAACAACCCCAGGCAACCGCCTTTAACGTGCACATTAACTCCGAAGGTGGCTTGGTAGATGTGGGTTTCGACATTTACCATTACCTACGCTCGTTAGGCAAACCCATTACCACCATAGGTAGCGGTATAGTAGCCAGCATAGCCACTGTAGTATTTATGGCAGGTAGCAAACGCGTAGTACGCGAAAACACCCCGTTTATGATACACCTCCCATGGGGTGGCTCTATGGGTACTGCAGATGAAATTGAACAGTTTGCCGACCAACTCCGCGCCATAGAAACAAAAATGGTAGGCTTTTACAAAAAAGCACTCCACGTGCAGGAGCAAGCCATATTACCACTGCTTAAAAACGAAACATGGCTATCGGGCACACAACTCACAGCCTTAGGCTTTACTACTTCGCAGCATACTAAAATAGCTGCAAAAGCATTCATTAATCCAAAAACTATTATGAGAGGAACACTTACCGAAAGGGACAGGCACTGGATGGAAGGTCTGTTCAGCCGTGTGCTGGCAAAATTTAAGCACACCAACGCTTACAACAAAATCGTGCAAGATGCCACAGGGGCAGAACTCGATTTTATTGAATTACCCGACGATGGTATTATTGAGCTGGGCGCAACAGCTACCGTAGCAGGTATGCCTGCCGAAGGCGAATACATGATGCCCGATGGTGCAACCTACGTATTTGAGGCGGGCGAGCTTGTAGAAATTATTGAAGCTGAAGAAGGCGACGATATGATAGAAACCGCAGCCCTGCGTGCCGAAAACAAAGCACTAAAACGCCAGTTAAACACCATTAAAGGCGAGGTACTAGCATTAAAAAGACAGGTAGGCAGCCGCTACAGCCTTGATGGCAAAAAAGTAGCTGCACGCAAACCGAGCCAAAACGACAAACTAGCCGGCATGAAGCAATATTTGCAAAATAAAAACAGAAAGTAA